TGACCTTGGATTGTCAAGTTCGAATTGAACATAAAATTGGCTGGCTGCATATGCTTCTAAATCGGTTGGATAATGCTTTGGGGTTTTGCTTGAATTATGTACTTTTTCTGATGAGTCCAGAACCTTCGATTTGTGCTTAACTTTAGGTTGACAGCATATAAACAACGTTAAGGGCAGAAATAATAAAAATCGTTTCATTTGAAAAAATTTAGACTTTCAAATATACTATTATTCAACTTATTAAAACAATAAAGCCACTACTTTAAATACAAGTCAAAAGATTCAAATATGAATACTTTCATTTATTATTCGCTTTGAATTCGGTGGAATAATGATGATCAAAGATTTAGTTATACAGGGCTAATTAATATTAGTTTTTTCATTTGTTGAGATTAGTTATTTATTACTACTAATATCTAACAAAATTATATAGATTTAAAATTCATCCTAAAACAGAACTTGAAAAAGGGAAAAAAAAGGGAAAAAAATATTTTTTTCTAAGATTTTTTTAATAATGCAATATGCTTTTAATGTAGTTTAAAGCCGTGTTTTATTCATGGAAAAAAGTGAAAAACGAAGAAAAATATAATTTAAACTTTTCACAAGTTTCGGGGTTTTTTGTATATAATAATTTAGTCTATGGAATTTGGAAAAGTACCGGAAAATGAAATTGCTGGTATAGATTTTACGCTGCCTCCCGATGGAAAGCAGACACAGCTCACTTTATCTGGTAAAGCAAGGCCAAAACCGGATTTCTATGTCGGTTGTGCCAAATGGGGCAGGAAAGAGTGGCTTGGTATGATTTATCCATTGAAGACTAAGGAAGCAGACTTTTTAGATCATTATGTAAAACATTTCAATTCCATTGAACTAAATGCGATGTTTTACAGCGTTCCAAAAATAGATCAGGTAAAAAAATGGAAAGAGAAAGCAGACCAGAATGCCATGGATGGTTTTTTGTTCTTCCCTAAATTTCCACGCTTAATCAGCCACCTCAAACGTCTTCAAAACGTAGAGGAGGTAACCAATCAGTTTCTTGCAGGGGTTTCTGAATTTGGTAAGTTTCTTGGTCCCTGCTTTTTGCAATTAGGAGAGAATTTTACGCCAGCACAATTGCCGGTGCTGGAGGCATACCTGAAAACCCTTCCCGAAGATTTTAAAGTGTTTG
The nucleotide sequence above comes from Pedobacter sp. MC2016-14. Encoded proteins:
- a CDS encoding DUF72 domain-containing protein; translation: MEFGKVPENEIAGIDFTLPPDGKQTQLTLSGKARPKPDFYVGCAKWGRKEWLGMIYPLKTKEADFLDHYVKHFNSIELNAMFYSVPKIDQVKKWKEKADQNAMDGFLFFPKFPRLISHLKRLQNVEEVTNQFLAGVSEFGKFLGPCFLQLGENFTPAQLPVLEAYLKTLPEDFKVFVELRHKDWFGNPEVRAQTFSMLAQLNRGSVITDASGRRDCVHMELSTPEAFIRFVGNGQKYAASDFARVDAWVVRLKEWLDKGLEKVYFFLHQHDERDTPVLANYTIKVFNEQLGSQLAEVVFIPEQKGLF